One Primulina tabacum isolate GXHZ01 chromosome 10, ASM2559414v2, whole genome shotgun sequence DNA segment encodes these proteins:
- the LOC142505130 gene encoding YTH domain-containing protein ECT4-like isoform X1, which translates to MEETNRQSLDRFAPISSPGDRTVELHNLTEQPLSPKDERIISANPPPNVAISGASRNAKDMPATSETSGSLTTYPFSSYKPQDQNYYFGGFDNGSGSWDNANNLQIIPTAMYNENSSLFYPPGYGFDSSMAYGQFPPLPSPLSTIMIDGQLFSPHQLPVNPPYYPPAVSPGPPRATSLHSVPQAELMPAGSSSQENLIDSTFFGPASGYYLPFGSFGGGDISGNSTLGLYKFPGEFGSSEPLPSRSSSLDTSRFMSPLSSGTVYPQPIGILGSYEQNVAQAFQGFGVTPNSSSRHYAHGSSYQSGSGSGFSRNRFAIDKGGRRERDRDTINTSADTLGISTDRNRGPRALKAKDKSSPDEGSASGTKDVESTSGFQVNEFNSPDFIIDYEIAKFFVIKSFSEDNIHKSIKYGVWSSTPLGNRKLDAAYADTEKIEGNCPLFLFFSVNASGQFCGVAEMVGRVDFENDADYWQQERWSGRFPVKWHIIKDVPNSLFRHILLENNDNKPVTHSRDSQEVKLEQGIEMIKIFKNYDAETSLLDDFNFYDEREKFLLERKAKQRAISTGNTSTSLSPELINQLSDNLADSLHLDGAKNLSKTKDLE; encoded by the exons ATGGAAGAAACGAATCGGCAGAGCCTCGATCGATTCGCCCCCATCTCATCTCCTG GCGACAGAACTGTTGAGCTGCATAACTTGACTGAACAG CCACTTTCACCAAAAGATGAAAGGATTATTTCTGCAAATCCTCCTCCAAATGTTGCGATATCGGGGGCTTCAAGAAACGCAAAAGATATGCCTGCAACTTCGGAAACTAGTGGATCTCTGACTACATATCCATTCAGTTCATATAAACCTCAAGATCAGAATTACTATTTTGGAG GTTTTGACAATGGCAGTGGTAGCTGGGACAACGCCAATAACTTGCAAATCATACCCACG GCAATGTACAACGAAAATTCTTCCCTCTTCTACCCTCCGGGCTATGGCTTTGACTCCTCGATGGCATATGGACAGTTTCCTCCATTGCCTAGCCCTCTATCGACAATAATGATAGATGGTCAGCTGTTTTCTCCACACCAATTGCCTGTGAATCCGCCCTACTATCCGCCAGCTGTTTCACCTGGCCCACCACGTGCTACGTCGTTGCATTCAGTTCCACAGGCGGAGTTGATGCCGGCAGGAAGTAGCAGTCAAGAAAATCTGATTGACAGCACATTTTTTGGGCCAGCATCAGGTTATTATCTACCTTTTGGATCTTTTGGTGGAGGGGATATATCTGGAAATAGCACACTTGGTCTTTACAAATTTCCTGGGGAGTTTGGATCCAGTGAACCATTGCCAAGTCGTTCCAGTTCTCTAGATACTAGCAGGTTCATGTCTCCATTAAGTTCTGGAACTGTATACCCTCAACCAATTGGCATTCTTGGATCATACGAGCAAAATGTTGCACAG GCATTTCAGGGTTTTGGAGTTACGCCAAACTCCTCATCCAGACATTATGCTCATGGCAGTTCATACCAAAGTGGTTCTGGGTCTGGTTTTAGCCGAAATCGGTTTGCTATTGACAAAGGTGGAAGACGCGAAAGAGATCGTGACACTATCAATACTTCTGCTGATACACTAGGTATTTCAACTGACCGGAATCGTGGGCCAAGGGCGTTGAAGGCAAAAGACAAGAGTTCCCCTGACGAGGGGTCTGCATCAGGCACTAAAGATGTTGAATCTACTTCTGGGTTTCAAGTCAACGAGTTTAACTCCCCAGATTTCATAATCGACTATGAAATTGCCAAATTTTTTGTCATTAAGTCTTTCAGCGAAGATAATATCCATAAAAGTATAAAATATGGTGTTTGGTCCAGTACCCCTCTAGGAAACAGGAAGCTGGATGCTGCATACGCTGATACAGAGAAAATAGAAGGCAATTGTCCTCTCTTTCTCTTTTTCTCA GTTAATGCTAGTGGGCAGTTTTGTGGTGTAGCTGAGATGGTAGGACGTGTTGACTTTGAGAATGATGCTGATTATTGGCAACAGGAGAGATGGAGTGGGCGATTTCCAGTCAAATGGCATATCATAAAAGATGTACCCAACAGTCTCTTCCGCCACATACTTCTTGAAAATAATGATAACAAGCCTGTTACTCACAGTCGAGATTCACAAGAG GTGAAATTAGAACAGGGAATTGAaatgatcaaaattttcaagaactATGATGCGGAAACATCCCTTCTTGACGACTTCAACTTCTATGATGAGCGTGAGAAGTTCTTACTTGAGAGAAAGGCCAAACAGCGAGCCATTTCAACTGGAAATACGTCAACTTCCCTTTCTCCTGAATTAATAAATCAACTATCTGATAATTTGGCGGACTCACTCCATTTAGATGGTGCCAAAAACCTGTCCAAAACTAAGGATTTAGAGTAG
- the LOC142505130 gene encoding YTH domain-containing protein ECT4-like isoform X2 — translation MEETNRQSLDRFAPISSPGDRTVELHNLTEQPLSPKDERIISANPPPNVAISGASRNAKDMPATSETSGSLTTYPFSSYKPQDQNYYFGGFDNGSGSWDNANNLQIIPTAMYNENSSLFYPPGYGFDSSMAYGQFPPLPSPLSTIMIDGQLFSPHQLPVNPPYYPPAVSPGPPRATSLHSVPQAELMPAGSSSQENLIDSTFFGPASGYYLPFGSFGGGDISGNSTLGLYKFPGEFGSSEPLPSRSSSLDTSRFMSPLSSGTVYPQPIGILGSYEQNVAQGFGVTPNSSSRHYAHGSSYQSGSGSGFSRNRFAIDKGGRRERDRDTINTSADTLGISTDRNRGPRALKAKDKSSPDEGSASGTKDVESTSGFQVNEFNSPDFIIDYEIAKFFVIKSFSEDNIHKSIKYGVWSSTPLGNRKLDAAYADTEKIEGNCPLFLFFSVNASGQFCGVAEMVGRVDFENDADYWQQERWSGRFPVKWHIIKDVPNSLFRHILLENNDNKPVTHSRDSQEVKLEQGIEMIKIFKNYDAETSLLDDFNFYDEREKFLLERKAKQRAISTGNTSTSLSPELINQLSDNLADSLHLDGAKNLSKTKDLE, via the exons ATGGAAGAAACGAATCGGCAGAGCCTCGATCGATTCGCCCCCATCTCATCTCCTG GCGACAGAACTGTTGAGCTGCATAACTTGACTGAACAG CCACTTTCACCAAAAGATGAAAGGATTATTTCTGCAAATCCTCCTCCAAATGTTGCGATATCGGGGGCTTCAAGAAACGCAAAAGATATGCCTGCAACTTCGGAAACTAGTGGATCTCTGACTACATATCCATTCAGTTCATATAAACCTCAAGATCAGAATTACTATTTTGGAG GTTTTGACAATGGCAGTGGTAGCTGGGACAACGCCAATAACTTGCAAATCATACCCACG GCAATGTACAACGAAAATTCTTCCCTCTTCTACCCTCCGGGCTATGGCTTTGACTCCTCGATGGCATATGGACAGTTTCCTCCATTGCCTAGCCCTCTATCGACAATAATGATAGATGGTCAGCTGTTTTCTCCACACCAATTGCCTGTGAATCCGCCCTACTATCCGCCAGCTGTTTCACCTGGCCCACCACGTGCTACGTCGTTGCATTCAGTTCCACAGGCGGAGTTGATGCCGGCAGGAAGTAGCAGTCAAGAAAATCTGATTGACAGCACATTTTTTGGGCCAGCATCAGGTTATTATCTACCTTTTGGATCTTTTGGTGGAGGGGATATATCTGGAAATAGCACACTTGGTCTTTACAAATTTCCTGGGGAGTTTGGATCCAGTGAACCATTGCCAAGTCGTTCCAGTTCTCTAGATACTAGCAGGTTCATGTCTCCATTAAGTTCTGGAACTGTATACCCTCAACCAATTGGCATTCTTGGATCATACGAGCAAAATGTTGCACAG GGTTTTGGAGTTACGCCAAACTCCTCATCCAGACATTATGCTCATGGCAGTTCATACCAAAGTGGTTCTGGGTCTGGTTTTAGCCGAAATCGGTTTGCTATTGACAAAGGTGGAAGACGCGAAAGAGATCGTGACACTATCAATACTTCTGCTGATACACTAGGTATTTCAACTGACCGGAATCGTGGGCCAAGGGCGTTGAAGGCAAAAGACAAGAGTTCCCCTGACGAGGGGTCTGCATCAGGCACTAAAGATGTTGAATCTACTTCTGGGTTTCAAGTCAACGAGTTTAACTCCCCAGATTTCATAATCGACTATGAAATTGCCAAATTTTTTGTCATTAAGTCTTTCAGCGAAGATAATATCCATAAAAGTATAAAATATGGTGTTTGGTCCAGTACCCCTCTAGGAAACAGGAAGCTGGATGCTGCATACGCTGATACAGAGAAAATAGAAGGCAATTGTCCTCTCTTTCTCTTTTTCTCA GTTAATGCTAGTGGGCAGTTTTGTGGTGTAGCTGAGATGGTAGGACGTGTTGACTTTGAGAATGATGCTGATTATTGGCAACAGGAGAGATGGAGTGGGCGATTTCCAGTCAAATGGCATATCATAAAAGATGTACCCAACAGTCTCTTCCGCCACATACTTCTTGAAAATAATGATAACAAGCCTGTTACTCACAGTCGAGATTCACAAGAG GTGAAATTAGAACAGGGAATTGAaatgatcaaaattttcaagaactATGATGCGGAAACATCCCTTCTTGACGACTTCAACTTCTATGATGAGCGTGAGAAGTTCTTACTTGAGAGAAAGGCCAAACAGCGAGCCATTTCAACTGGAAATACGTCAACTTCCCTTTCTCCTGAATTAATAAATCAACTATCTGATAATTTGGCGGACTCACTCCATTTAGATGGTGCCAAAAACCTGTCCAAAACTAAGGATTTAGAGTAG